tgGGAAACTTCGTGCAGGGTGATAGTGGATTGAGTGGATTGTATTCTGTGAGGCAGCGAAGGTTGTAGAGCAAATCATCAAATGAAGGAATAAATATGAGGAGAATCGGAATTCGTTCTGGGTATATTGTGCGAAAACGTGGGAAAGGTGTAAGTAACAATTGAGGTGCCTGCGAAAGTAtgcttgttcttgttgCGTATAAACATTGATTGATGAAACGGTCGATCGGCCCCAGCTTATTGGTGCGACACCTGAATGTTGCTCAAGGCTATGCATGAGCAAACCCTTGTCAGCATGTGACATTATGCACTATGGCGACACAActcctcactcaccctgcGTCAAGCTGTCCACACCTTGATCACCTCCCGCACCGCCATAGCCTCCACGACCAGTGACGTTGGCTCTGATCGGATGAGGCCCGGCATGAGGGAAATAAGGCCCGGTCGCAGTGTTTGGACTCGAGTTGGCCGCTGTAGGACTTGGTGGCATGGGTCCAAACGAGCCTTGGTTACTGGACAATGATCGCGAAAAGTTCATATGGGAGATATCGAGGGATTGATGTCGAGCTGATACAACTCGAGGTTGGCtgtgtggatgaggatgaggtggtaCCCCGTGACCTGTGGACGCTTGTCGGACCCGATCTTGGATGATGGGGTCGGAGTCTCGCTTCGTGTGATCACTCTCGGTCCGGGTTGGCTGCTGGTAGATATAAGACTGATAAGCTGTCACCGTCATGCTCCAGTACCGGATCAGCTACTCACCGTCGATCCAGGCCAGAGATCAGCACCTCGTCTAGGCTCGGTATAGCCCAGTGGTCCGGCAAAGCCAAGGGATCCCTCCTCTGCCGAGCGGAACGACGCCCCAGGACCGTTGAAAAGCGCTCGAACATCTGTCGACACGGTCACAGGTCGCTGGCGACGTTCTACTAGCGATTCGCCTTCGCCCTCTACGATATATTCGGGTTAGTGCTGGCTCAAAAGGTGTACCGTCAAGAACCCACCAGTGTTGTTTGCTCCAGTGGCCAAGAGCTTGCTGTTGAAGTGAGAGAAAGCGTCGGCGAAGGAGTCAACTCTCTTAGTAGCGTTGGAAGGGTAGACCTGGATCTGTTTACGGAGTCAGCTTTCCGAGATCTGGCGGATCCACTTGCGGGTCAGGTACTCGATGACTCACGTTATGCTGTCCCAACCATTCTTCCAAGGCATCCCTTGAAGTCCCCAAGAAGTCGATATTGCTTCGCTGACATCTGAACTTGAAAATagcctcttccccttgtccGAATTTGGCCGAAGGGACGATAGCGATCTGATGATCTCGCTTCACGCGCTCAGTGAAAAGGATGAAGTCAGGCGAGGTGATCAGTCGCGTCAGTTCCAGGTTTGGCGGAACATGCAAATCTGCTTCGAACGGTACGTGGTCCTGAAGATGGGGTCAGCAATAGGTTCAAGCATAATCATCATTAGAGGTGACATCCAGAGAGTCCAATtgttcactcaccaataGCATAGCGGCAGCGATGTGCACCTGCGACTCCGGACCGAAGATGGTAACGATATCACTCGCTGTCTCTTTGTATGGGAATCTAACGATGGAAttcgtcttctgctcgATGTCGTGGATAAAAATGCTCTTTTCGCCGAGGAGCGTTCGGTGATACCGCCTAGGAATGGAGACGCTTTCGACGGTGTAGTCCTTGTCCTGTATAACGAGATACATATATCAGCTTGCTTCCGGCTAGCTGTCGGATCGGAGCCAAGGAAGCTTACCTTCGGATTGACCAACTCCATCACTGACTGCTTCAAACTGTCCAGATTGATCGCATTCTTCGCCGGTGTCCTCGCCACCACGTTGTCTTCGTTGTCCAGATACCCACCGAGTGCTGCGAATTCCTCCGCATTGGAGAACTTGACATACACTCCGTAAAGCTTCATGATGCGTTGAATGTTTTTCCCTCCGACTCCAATGATTCTTTTGTGGTAGCTCTCTGGGACGTGGAAAGACACCTCGGCAGGCAGTTCTTCTTGTAACATGGAGAGACCTTGCAGAGCACCGAGATCCGAACCAGAAACGTCCATCAGGAAGTTGTAATCGTTGAACGTTTCAAACTTGATTTTAACACCAGCCATCTTCATGATCTTGTTGATTTTaccgttcttcttcccgctGATAAATTCGCGGTGCTCATTGGCAAGCTCAATCTGGAATCGAATTTCGTGGTGGAAGTTCTAAGTCGGTATCACTTGAGTCAGAGACGCACTCTATACCAGCTCTGTTTGACTTCGACTTACGTGTATGGCTTCCAGCTCCAGGACCATCATCACAGCCGCCCGTACTTCCTGCTCTAAACCGTGCATCTCAAAGCAATTTGACTTGAACACTACCTCAGCTCCAGTTGCATGAGCGATCCTTTTGAGGACTGGCTGCATCTGGGCAGGGTTGAGGCTCGCCTGGGGCATCAGAACATCGAAAGAGATTGGCAATAACCAGAAGGACGCGACATAGTATTGACAGGCCTATACAACGACATACATTAGTATCACTTCCTGCTCCGCCCAGATTTTCATTGTGACGTACCAAAGCCATGACGCTCCTGATGGTCCGCTCGATATTTACTCGGTGATCACCGAACACAGTGATCAAGCTCGCCTGACTGCCCACCGAGGGCACTTGGATGTAAGTCCCGTTATCGTGCATAATGCTTTTGACTTCTTCCAGCCGCTCAGTCAACAACCAGTCGAGCTTCCTAGGGAGGATCGCCGTATCTCGAGAAATGACGAGCTTGCTCTGTTTCATCTCAAGATCAGATCCATCCACTGGACACCTTTATAAAGCAGTattgcactcaccttttgAACAGCAACGTTGAGCAACATGTCTCTAGCTCGTTGGACACCGAAGAACTCCCCTGTTATCCAAATCTGGTTGGATTTGCCCAATATTCCCTGTTCACCGCCATGCACACTCAAGCCAGGATGCGGACCAGCTCCGAACTGACCCATGCTTGCGGCAGCCATTCCCATACCACCCATTTGACCACCCATGCCCATTCCCCCGCTAGGTCCCATAGGACCACCTCCCATACCCACATGCATATGGTTCTGCGCATGACCATGTGCGCCATTCAGACCATATGGCATGTTATTCGGGCCTTGCCCTGGCCCTGGTCCATGACCATGATTGGGACCTCCAGGACCCATGCCCATTCCAAGGCCCGGTCCATGATTATGACCGTGACCGTGACTGTGTACATGCCCGGGACCGTGGTTTGGACCCGAGCCCAAGTTCATCCCTTGTAAGCCAGGATGCATGGTGGGGGGCATTGGCGAGCCGATACGACTGTTCGGTATGCTTTGGTAACCGGTGTGCATCGAAGACATTCCCGTGTGGTTGACCGACATGGGCGGCGGAGGACCGTGCATTGGGTATTGCATGCCTGGACCATTATAAGGCATCCCTCGAGTTGTGGAAGGGTCGATACTGAGCGGCTGAGGCTGGTACGGGTAGTGGACGTGTTGGTGAGGGTTGTATACAGGAGGACCAGTGCTCCGTTGATGAGGTTGGAAGTTGCCGTTCATTCCTCCCATGCCCATTCCATTGCCTCCAATGTGCATGCCTCCTCCGCCGCCGCCCATACCGTTCATACCCATACCATGAGCCGGCATCCCACCTGTCATCTGCATACCCATATTCCCCGTGCTCTGGATGCTCACACCGGTCATGTTCATACTGCGGTATCCTTGACCTTGCTGTTGACCAGGTTGAGGCGGGTTGAGGACGCCAACAAGCGGTGTTGGGTAATAGATGTTTGTCGCAGTCTCTTCCTGGATCGATTGGATAACACCTCGCTTCCTAGCGCCGATGATCGCGTGCAGCTTGTAGTCTATATCGCAAACCTCAGAATGAAGTCCGCTCTACGAAAGACGTAGCAAGGCATCAGTTACAGCTTGAGACCTGTATGAATGTATCGAGCTAACTGACCAGTTCATCAAACATAACCAATAACCGGACCTTGGCAACTTCTACACTCTCTACCGAGCCAGTAATGACTAATTCGCACATCCTTTCCGTTTCCAGCCCATAGGTGACGGGGGCATTAGGAGGAGGAACGGTGGCAGCGGACGAATCGATGGTGGAAGCACCTTTTGATTCTGCTTCAATTGTGTTCGAGCCATTCACACTTTCCGGACCCGCGCTTCCTTCGCGTTGCGAGCTTGTGGCAGCAACCGTGTCTTGCTGTATCTGACCAGGGCTTGCGGACGCAGTGATAGTCGATTGTCCATCTGCAGTAGCCAATACTGTTCCACCGATTCCTGCGCCTGGAATCTCGATGTTGAGGGCTGCGATATGGGCTCTACTTTCCGCCGCGATCTCGtccaatctcctcttcacatcGGGTTTCAACGGACTGACAGTTGCCAGGGGTGATTCCAGTATCTCGGTCCTGGCGACTTTCAAAGTTGTCCGATTATCTTTCGGTACTTCTCTCAAAATCGCTCCTCTCGCTGCCATGACACTCTGATATCCTCCCGACAAGTGGAAATTCCATGTCGTAGTCGATGGTATCGGTCCATCAGGATTTGTCGTACTTGCCCCGCCTTCAGATCCTCCAGAAGTAGGTGGAGGGGTACTAGCTCCCAGGTCTATGCCTACTGATTCTTTGGTCACGGTGACAAGACAACCTTCTCGAGTCGTAATGTCAAGACACAACTTCTGAACGGCTTGCCAATCTTTCTCCACTTGCGCAGGAGTGGTAAGTGTGGTCGAGGACGGTTTTCCAGGAGGCGTGGTGGCAGAAGTGACATTCGGCAGGGGGATAGTGGGGATCACGCCAGATCCGGGAAGGGCAAGCGAAGATGGTaatggagatgatgaagaacgcAAGGAACGAGGCGAAGGTCCGGGGAAAGTGAAGGAAGTGGTATAGAGATCCATTTCGTCGAATGGATTCGCTGTGGTCAAGTGCTTGGTGCAGAGAGggtgggggggggggggttTGGAAAGTGTAGTGGAGgcaggagaggagggaaagtGCAAGGTATATTCTAAGCGATACGATGCGATACAGTGAAAGTTGGTATCAAGGACAAGATATGCAGTCAACCACGATCTGCAGGAGTATCATAAGTCAGCGACGTATACTGACCACTTTCACCCAGAAGATagagacgagatgaggaagtAGGTAGGAATCGTCGCCAAGCCAGAGCTCTGTACGTTAACGATTGACTGATACaggatcgaggagatggacatgTCTCATGCAATGAGTGAGTGGGGCAAACGCAAGTCATCCTTTGGGAGAATGAGACGAGACATGGCTAGATGAGACGGTACACCGAATCCAGCCAGCATTTTGTGAGAACGCCTCGGTCCGGCTCTGCCATATACCGCTACGTTTTCGTCCCCGCGAACGAAAGCATGAACCAGCGCTCACGAGGTCCCCAACAacagaagggaagaagacatgcgactcaccttggtaTACCCGTAGCTCCTCAAGGTTTAGCCAAACCAGATCCGATCCTCACCGACGATGAACAAAGTGGTACTATGCGAGATGCGATTTTGTGGGAAAAGGACGAGAAAGTTGCACCGAGAGGGGTATGAACAATGCAGTGCGATGCCAATGCAGCACAACGACACGTCTACGTTCGCTGCGAGATTGGTATTGGTATTGGTGTTGGTATGAAAGCTATTGAGATGCTGTGGTCGTGAGACGGTACAAAAGGTGGACTGCGATGATGAATGTGGGATGGCATGGCATGGGATGGGCACTAAACTGCTGCTAATCAGGATACAAGGCGCGTTCGGATGCGATTGAATGATTTGCCCCGATCAATTACATCCAAGCTGAGCTAGAACGCTGGTTTGGGATCCGAATGTGGCGTGGCACTTGTTCGTTCGGTGATAACTCAACGCACGCTCATTCCTCCACAATCCATTAGATACATATGCAACAAATCATGATGAGCTTCCATCCTATTGAACAAAGGGCCAAGAACACAGTGGGCTTTCGATGCGATGAGGTGAGCGTGGTGTCTGATCACCGAAAGATTATGACACAAGTCTAATATTacccttccatcttctctgccCTGCCCCTCCCCCCAATCCATGTCTTCAGACCCCATGTGATCAAACAAGACCATTCAGTCATGTTCATGCCACAGACAGGTCCCTTCTACTTGTCGTCGTTGTGCCCCGCTTCATCCCCATTCCTCTGACCACCTTTCCTGCCATTCCATTCACGTGCTGGGATGTGTTGacatccctttcccttAGCGCTACCGATGGTCTTCTCCCAGCACCATTCCCATCCAAAGCAGACTCGAACTGTGGTCGATGATCAACCACAAAatcatcctcgccttcttcttcgtcttcatcggCGTCTTCTGCAGCTTGAGCGACCCATCGACGAGTGGTTAGCGGATTGAGAAGGAACCGTTGTTGATAGTGCTCATGTTCGGGACAGACTGTACGAGCATGCTTTATGTGAGCAAGGATCCAATCGATAGAGCAAATGGACACCTACGAGTATCACGGGACGCAGGAACACCTTGGCCAAACTGCAGATCCCTCATGTCCGGATGCAAATAAGCCCGGTCTGAGCATCTGCATCAGCTGCAAACTGATACAATGACACATTCTGGTGAGACTCACGCCTCgttccctccacctcatgAAGCTCTCCGCATTTGCCCTCCATCGGCGCCAACGGCTCATCCTGCCCAGCTTCGTCCTCAGGATCCAAATcagaggaaaggaaaggatgTTTCAGAGCTTGAGCTGCTGTCAGTCGTTTCGTAGCGTCAAGCCGTATCAGTCTTGCACAGAGATCGATGGCCTGGTCTATTGATTCGATATGCTCTTTGGCATCAGCGCGTGTAGGATTGGAAATGTGAGGGGTGTAGACATGCGGGTTGAGCTTTACGATTAAAGCTGCAAGGGTGGGTGGATTGGAGTCAAGGGTTGGAACGTTCGATATGATGGTACGATCTGTCATAACATGTCGTCAGTATATGCTGGAGCCATGAGATCGGCCTTTGGACGTACTGTGGAGTAAAGCGCATCGTTCCATCGCATTCCGTCCAAATATAGCCGCAATCTCCATCAACGCCTCAATATCGTCGTTAGAGTTGAACACGGGGAATTTGTGCGTAAGGATGGACAGTAGCATGACTCCCGCAGACCAGACATCGATCGCTGGATTCTAGTCAGCTGAGTCTGGGGGATGGCTGCCCTCGGCGTAGTTGACTCACCGACTGTCTGATCTGGGCATTTCAACAAGACCTCGGGAGCCCTGAACCCTCTTGTTCCAGCTCGATTAGTCTTGATAGGCGGCCGCTTATCCTCCTGCGGGAAGCCGACACGTCCTTCACCCTGTTTCGATCGTTTCCTAGCATCGTAGACTGCTTGCTCAACGACAGAAGTCTCGTTCGTCTTGATCTTCGAGCCTTGTAGCGATGCCAGTGTAGCGGGAGCGTGTTGGCAGGTCGGTCGTCTGGGAGGAGCGTAACGCTACAGGGGGATTCACTCTGGTAAGGCCCTGTTGCAACACTGTGTGCTGGAAGAAGTACGCACCTCGGCGAGACCAAAATCGACTAGTACACCATCTTCAGTCTCATAGTCGTACAGAAAATTCGCGGGCTTGACATCTCGGTGCATTATTCCCCGCTTGTGGATGTCTTTCAGAGCTCGAAACAGGCTGCGCAGGTATGATCGCATGTGCGGAGGATCCATATGTCGGTAAAAATGCTATCGGAAGGAAAGTTAGCGATAAAAAAACAGTTGTCATCCGCAAGTCGGCTCACACGGAAATCATCGCTTCGATGGAAAGGTAACACAATAATGAcctgatcttcttctctgaaCGCCGTGATAAGCTGTGAGACGTTCCGGCATCCTCTGTATAACATCGATCAGTGACGAACACCGTACAGATTCATAAACGGCCCTTCGCTGACCTCAAGTTCTCCAAGATAGCCAATTCATTTTCTATTCTTGCTGGACTGCTCGTGAccaagatcttcttcaaagCGACTCTGACCTCTTTGGTGCTCTCTTGATGGCCATCGTCTGGTTGACCTGACCAATATTCGTTCGAGAAGCTCTGATTTAGACAGTCATGCGCAAGATAGACAGATGAGAACGTGCCTGCAGAGGTTACGTCAGCTCGAGCGGTTCtccaaaggtgagctgacctTCTCCCAGCCTGTCCACAATTCTATAAGGTCTGTATCCATTGACACCTTCACTCAACAGTGACAAACTCTCCGTGAAAGCCTTTATATCCCGTTTGATTGCCGTGCGCTCTAGAACTGGTCGATGGTCCATTTCGTACTCGTCCGAATCTCCCGAATGGTAACTGCTCGGAGAAGGCAGAtcgtctccttcctcatcgccatcaGAATATGTCTCCTCGTTTAGTTCGACAAAAGAATGAGCATGATTATTGGTTCCGCGAGGACGGTGTTCGATGATCTGCGTCATACGGTCATTACTGGCTGTCGGGGCCGCTGCAGAGGCAGAAGCAGGACCAGAGTGTCGTGATGATGTAGACAACTGAGACTGATGCGATCGCGTGTCGACAGGTGGAGGCATGGCTGTCCGGAGATCGATGGTGGCGGGTGGTCGATGATCGACAAGCGTCTCCTCAAGATCTAGCTCTTCCGGCGATAGGACCTCTTCTTGGGGTTGATAGTTCTGTTCGTCATGGATGAGAAAGATATCTTGTCCACCTTCCCGCTCCTGCCCTTGGCTTCCATCGTCTACTTCAAAGAAGAAGTCACCCGGATCTTCATTGTCTGCCTCACCGCCTCTCCCGTCATCACCAACTAGTGTTGTCAGTGTATCCTCGAGGACATTCCCGGTATCACGATCCATCCTGCCTCCTTGTGATAATATTCCCGCTTGCTCGGAAAACAAGACACTCCCTTCACCTTCCGCGCCCTCGCTCGTTTCCAAGATCTCTGTATCTCTCTGCGCGTAGGAGCTCGGTCCTGCCACCGTCGTGGCGTACGGTGCGGCGGCGGAAGCATTCTCAGTCCCACCGACGCGATAGCTCGAAATCTCTTCCATGTCTTCTTGCTCATCACAGATCGGTGTAGCTTCTCTCACGCGTTTTGTCGGTCTTTTAGGGGAAGCAGGTGGTGAAGAGTTTGGACTCTCATTTTGAGCATGTGTTCTTTTGTTGATGCTACGTGATGATGCCGCTGCCGTTGGTCGtgcggtggaggtggaaagcGTTTGTCTTCTGGGCACGGTGAGGTGTGATCGCGTCGATGTTGATGTGGATTGTTCAGTCTGCCATGTTGTCGCTGTATTCttcgaggaaggagagaaggaggatgaggacatgactagggagagggagggtTGTCGCCAAGAATCTTACAGAGGGTGATTTCTGGAATCTTGAGAACAGACAAGCTGGAATCCGAAGTTGAGCGAGTTGTTTCAGGTGGATTTGGTGActtgctctctctctctctcaccaaAGAAAGACATTTGATAATATCATTATTGTTGGACACAGCCAGGGAAAAACACAGGCGCGTTGGAATGACAAgaataataataataatcAATCATCCAATCGTCACAAGCAGTAACGATAAAAGGGGAGGCGTGAATAATTGATCCTGTTGAAATGTTACAGTGTGCCCCTCGGTTCGGAACATGTCACGGCAGTTTACGTTTCAACCGGATCAAACAGGTTGCCGGAACGATCACACCACACCCAACAgaaccatcatcatccaccatcatccatcatggTGGGACAGGTGGTACTGGAAGGAAACTGATGGCTCCTTTGATACAAGAGGGGGAATCAAGGATCGTTCATTCATATCGTCGTAAGAGAATACAAGTACAGACACAAGCCGACGTgcaacatcgtcatcatcatcatcgacctgCCCCGTAGACAAAACCTCTCACGATGGGTGGCGACACTCAATCACAACAACACCACTGGCAGGGCGTTCTATCTTCGGCTCTAGACGCGGTGGGTCACACACCGCTCATCCGTCTAGACAGAATAgccaaagaagaaggtctcAAGTGTAACATGTGTGAGCTGCCCTTCTGTCCACAAGCAGAAGGATTATGCAGGACTGAAATGACTCAGTGGGAAAGTGCGAATTCTTCTCAGCTGGTGGCTCTGTCAAAGACCGGATAGCAAAGGTGAGATATCAAAACATGGAGTCTCAGAGACCACTCAACGTTCCTTTACATGGACTGACGTGGCATCATCGCTGGTATAGCGCATGGTAGAACATgccgagaagaaaggtCTTCTGATACCGGGACAAAGCATAGTCATTGAGCCTACCAGTGAGCTCTCCGGCCTGTCGGGGATTCAAGATGAAAAGGGCGCTGAATGCGGCTCTGTCCCCTTCGTCAAGGTGGTAATACAGGTGCGTTGCGAGAAACGTTTAACCACGCTCTTGCTTAGTCGATGCATGTATGATAGGCATAGGACTGGCCTTGGCTTGTGCTTTGAAAGGCTACCAGTAAGTGTCGACAACCAACCCTGGCCGGCTATGCTATAGTATGTGTCTCCGCAGATGCATCATCACCCTTCCGGCAAAGATGAGCTTGGAGAAAGAAGTCATGCTACGGGCATTAGGTGCTGAAATTGTGAGAACACCGTGAGTCTAGCTCAACCTTTACTCAATAGCTTGCGCTGATCATTCTTTTCAGGACAGAGGCGGCGTGCGCTAGGATTAGCTTCTTCTATCGCAAAAACGCGGCTGACTGCCTATGATGCCTATAGCTGGGATAGTGCCGAGAGTCATATAGGTCAGCGGCTGCCCATGactgagagaagaggagatttGAAAAAAGCTAACGAGTGTTCTTGTCAAAAGGTATCGCTCGAAAACTACAGAAGTTTATACCGGACGCTGTAATCTTAGATCAGTACTCGAACCCTAACAATCCCCTTGCCCATTACTATGGCACCTACGAGGAGATCATTGTGAGTTGATCCAAATATTCGACAGACTTGGGTTGCTTTCATCGCATGCTGCTTACCGTCCTTGTGACCGGCGACATGCAGTACTCCCTCAAGACGTCCGATCTACCGAAGAAAGATATAAGTTTGTTGGTAGCCGGTGCCGGTACAGGCGGCACCATCACTGGTATCGCTCGAGCCATTCGTGATAACGAGAAACCTCTCGTCAATGGAGATGCAGAATCACATAGGCGGACGACGGTCTTGGCTGTAGATCCGGAGGGATCTATCttgggtggaggagagccTGGCAACTACCAAGTGGAAGGGATAGGATATGTGCGTGTCGTCTTCTCACTGAAGTAGGAGCTTGTCTGGACCTACGAAATAGCCTTCTGGAGAATATCGTCCGCATGCTGATTGTGCTATATTAGGATTTCTTCCCTGAGGTACTCGATCCCAATCCGcctgttgttgatgagtgGATCAAGACTGTTGATGAGGAGTCATTCGCTATGACCAAGCGATTGATGTAAGTATACGGTTCGCGTCACCCGTCCCACGGGGCTATTTAACCTCCGAACCCATGGCAACGATCCGATACTGAGGGTTATCTCCGCTGACCTGTCGTCGTACACTGAACAGACGCAAAGAAGCCCTTTTTGTCGGAGGATCATCCGGATCAGCTCTCGCCGGCGCTATTCGGTACCTTCACACCTCAGCCGGATTGTCAATTGCAAATGACCCAACAGCCAACGTAGTCGTGATTCTTCCTGATGGTGTGAGGAATTATATGAGTAAGCCGTGGTTTCTGGAGACTGCGAAAAGTACGACTGAGAACGGGGAAGCGGAGGACTTGAGAGATGTCATAAAGGTTGTGTTGGGGAGAGATCTGGGGGATGTTGGTGGGGTCGTACAACAggctgaaggagaagggaagaccTTGCAAGACGGCGAGGGAGTGGTGTGAACGGACGCTGAGTGGCTGTTGCGTGATCATTGAGGATTGGGTGCCAGACTCCTTGTAATAGATGTACAGAAGACCTTGGATTGATGTAACATTACAACTGTGTCTGTATGAATAAATGCGTTGGTGTGAATTGCTTTGTTCTATGACACAAATGCTGATTGCGGAATAGATATCGTTATCGACCATGCACTATGCTACAGACTTGTGTTGATCGTGATTATCCTCACCATCGTTCCCTTCAACGTCCTCcccatcgtccttctcatcctcatcctcatcctcatcatcgtccatctccaaAGCGGCAAAGAAGCCTCCCGCCTTGCTCAcgactttctcttcctcatcgtcctcttcctcttctgtctcttcgtcatccttgTTGTCgttctcactctcctcaACGACATCGTCCAGATCAATCTCCCAACCATCACTCTCGCTcccaatctcctcctcctcctcctcttcttcttcttctttcaAATGGctatcctcctcttcgcgaTCCCTCTGTGTCGCTCCCACACCATCCTCTAATCTCgcatcttcgccttctgCGTTCAGCCATATTCCCATCCCTTCTTTGCCTTTCATGCCGGGGGGGTTGAAACCCCATCGAACTTTTCCGTCTGCCAGAACTCGCATCACTACAGATATTCATTTAGTAGCACTCTGGATGTTTGCGATCGTGGGAGATGGCGGCCTGAAACTCACTGGCATCGGCAGCTCGATTGATATCGGGTCTACCTCCTTTGGCGGTCACTGTTCGGTTGCCATGTCAGTCTCGCACCACATGAAACCACATCACATCTCCGTCTGACTTGTTGGGAAATGCGCTCACGATATCCCCTATCAAGAGCGCGACCTTCCAAGATCCCTCCAGCAgtccatctctccttcttctccttttcctGCCTAgctttctcctccgccaAAGCTGGATCTCGATATGTCCTCTTCCCCGCATACTCGTCTTTGGCATAATCCTCTTCCGTCCTCGGTACTCGGAAGATAATCTCGAGGGGCAGATGAAGGGCAGCAAAGTGGATACAGGCGGGCAAAGAAGGGATCTGGGAGATAGGAATGACTGAGCATGAGGTCAGCTTGGTCCTCCCAAGAGGTATCTGACAGCTGCACTCACTACCTGCTAGGGCTTGGATCTCTAAGCCTACCAAAGATGGACAGACTAGTCCTGGACAGTCAACGATCTTgacttccttctttccccccCAAAACATGGTTTGGAAATGTTTGGTCTGACGTGAGATACGGTCAGCTAACTCAGCACCTCCACAGCTTGGTTAGCTAACCTTTCCGGGGGTCCTGCTCGCCCTAACCTTCTGTTCTCCCAGCAGAGCATTGAGAAGTGACGACTTGCCCACGTTCGGTTGACCGATCAAGCCCACGGTCAAAGGCTCTCTCTCAGGGTCTCGGAAGTGAGGCTCTTCGTCGTTACCCGGTGTTGA
The nucleotide sequence above comes from Kwoniella newhampshirensis strain CBS 13917 chromosome 8, whole genome shotgun sequence. Encoded proteins:
- a CDS encoding cystathionine beta-synthase produces the protein MGGDTQSQQHHWQGVLSSALDAVGHTPLIRLDRIAKEEGLKCNMLGKCEFFSAGGSVKDRIAKRMVEHAEKKGLLIPGQSIVIEPTIDACMIGIGLALACALKGYQCIITLPAKMSLEKEVMLRALGAEIVRTPWDSAESHIGIARKLQKFIPDAVILDQYSNPNNPLAHYYGTYEEIIYSLKTSDLPKKDISLLVAGAGTGGTITGIARAIRDNEKPLVNGDAESHRRTTVLAVDPEGSILGGGEPGNYQVEGIGYDFFPEVLDPNPPVVDEWIKTVDEESFAMTKRLIRKEALFVGGSSGSALAGAIRYLHTSAGLSIANDPTANVVVILPDGVRNYMSKPWFLETAKSTTENGEAEDLRDVIKVVLGRDLGDVGGVVQQAEGEGKTLQDGEGVV